One genomic window of Solanum dulcamara chromosome 12, daSolDulc1.2, whole genome shotgun sequence includes the following:
- the LOC129877709 gene encoding uncharacterized protein LOC129877709: MDWARNSAPFFVYDTLVFKYDPPNVNGTGIAHSVYSFPNYWSFSKCDFRRAKRIADSSQGAGEGFEFVLKKMQTYYFACGEHQGIHCKTGNMKFSVMPLKHWRF; this comes from the exons ATGGATTGGGCTCGAAACAGTGCTCCTTTCTTTGTTTATGACACCTTAG TGTTCAAGTATGATCCACCAAATGTAAATGGTACCGGAATTGCACACAGTGTTTACTCATTCCCAAACTATTGGAGCTTCAGTAAGTGCGACTTCAGAAGAGCTAAAAGGATAGCAGATTCAAGTCAGGGTGCAGGGGAAGGATTTGAGTTTGTGTTGAAGAAAATGCAGACTTACTATTTTGCTTGTGGAGAGCATCAAGGCATCCATTGCAAGACTGGGAACATGAAGTTTTCTGTGATGCCTCTCAAACATTGGCGTTTCTAA